The following are encoded together in the Desulfobotulus mexicanus genome:
- a CDS encoding methyl-accepting chemotaxis protein, giving the protein MKNIRISMKLTAGFLAVTSIALVIGLMGWNAIGKLEKGIINMADNRIPDLLALSNLNRERMAVRAQTLDVWIEENSDHGVAVASYRRIQQQRRASWAEVDEAMKTLKSIPRAMPRGRELLAAVEKEYEAWRKVYVELDSLIDRFINSRNSEERSVLYREYRATTDRMIPVSEAMGAALEALIENNNTNTGRMAAAQVAQAERMKGVILIFIALGMVSALAVSLLITRSITDPLKETGIIFKAISTGDMTCSVPAGLLRRKDELGVMGSRINEMLSSLKEVFSTMNNGVSTMASSSTELAAISEQTSQGAEESSSRAETVAAAAEEMTVSARNMAEKMVHSSESIGSVAVAMEEMSSTISEIAASTAKASRSTETSVQETEGFASIMEELGQAAREIGRVTEAISEISEQTNLLALNATIEAARAGEAGKGFAVVAGEIKILAQQTASATGDIRQRIDGIQQVSQKALTDVQNIVSSIRGVNEIVTGIASATEEQSAAIHEVKSSLSRASAMVNEADTQSTEMTSVSEEIAKDMASVSMAAIEVKSASSQVLQTVQELSGLSEEIRTMMMRFKL; this is encoded by the coding sequence ATGAAAAATATTCGTATCAGTATGAAACTGACCGCAGGATTTCTAGCTGTTACTTCCATCGCCCTTGTCATAGGTCTGATGGGCTGGAATGCCATCGGCAAACTGGAAAAAGGAATCATCAACATGGCGGACAACCGCATTCCGGATTTACTGGCTTTAAGTAATCTGAACCGGGAACGCATGGCCGTCCGGGCACAGACACTGGATGTCTGGATTGAAGAGAATTCTGACCATGGGGTTGCGGTGGCCTCCTACCGCCGCATCCAGCAGCAGCGCAGGGCAAGCTGGGCTGAAGTAGACGAAGCCATGAAAACCCTCAAAAGCATCCCCAGGGCAATGCCCAGGGGCCGAGAACTCCTTGCAGCCGTTGAAAAAGAATATGAAGCATGGCGCAAGGTTTATGTGGAGCTGGACAGCCTGATAGACCGCTTCATCAACAGCAGAAATTCAGAAGAGCGTTCAGTCCTTTACCGTGAATACCGTGCAACAACGGACCGGATGATTCCTGTTTCCGAAGCCATGGGTGCGGCCCTTGAAGCACTCATTGAAAACAACAACACCAATACAGGCAGAATGGCTGCCGCACAGGTGGCACAGGCAGAACGCATGAAAGGAGTGATCCTGATTTTTATTGCACTGGGAATGGTGTCCGCCCTTGCCGTCAGCCTTCTTATCACCCGCAGTATTACAGACCCACTGAAAGAAACCGGCATAATTTTTAAGGCCATTTCCACAGGCGACATGACGTGCAGCGTACCCGCAGGACTGCTCAGAAGAAAAGATGAGCTGGGGGTCATGGGTAGCCGCATTAATGAAATGCTATCTTCCCTGAAAGAAGTTTTTTCCACCATGAACAATGGCGTCAGCACCATGGCTTCCTCTTCCACGGAACTTGCCGCCATATCCGAACAGACAAGTCAGGGAGCGGAAGAGTCCAGCTCCCGTGCTGAAACCGTAGCTGCGGCAGCCGAAGAAATGACCGTTTCCGCAAGAAACATGGCAGAAAAAATGGTTCATTCCTCAGAAAGTATCGGCAGTGTGGCCGTGGCCATGGAAGAGATGAGCAGTACCATTTCAGAAATTGCAGCGAGCACTGCCAAGGCCAGCAGGAGTACGGAAACATCCGTACAGGAAACAGAAGGCTTTGCCTCCATCATGGAAGAACTTGGTCAGGCAGCCAGAGAAATCGGCAGGGTCACGGAAGCCATCAGTGAAATATCCGAACAGACCAACCTCCTTGCCCTGAATGCCACCATCGAAGCGGCAAGGGCCGGAGAAGCAGGAAAAGGCTTTGCCGTGGTTGCCGGAGAAATCAAGATCCTGGCCCAGCAGACAGCGTCTGCCACGGGAGATATTCGCCAGCGCATTGATGGTATACAGCAGGTTTCCCAGAAAGCCCTTACGGATGTGCAGAACATTGTATCAAGCATACGGGGAGTCAATGAAATTGTGACAGGCATTGCCTCAGCAACGGAAGAACAATCCGCTGCCATTCATGAAGTAAAAAGCAGCCTTTCCAGAGCTTCTGCCATGGTCAATGAGGCGGATACTCAGAGTACAGAAATGACTTCTGTATCCGAAGAAATTGCCAAAGACATGGCTTCGGTCAGCATGGCTGCCATAGAGGTAAAAAGTGCCAGCAGTCAGGTCCTGCAGACGGTGCAGGAACTTTCAGGGCTTTCCGAAGAAATCCGTACCATGATGATGCGCTTTAAACTTTGA